The following coding sequences are from one Treponema bryantii window:
- a CDS encoding TIGR03905 family TSCPD domain-containing protein — protein sequence METTYKTQGVCARSITFTKNDDGTITNISFEGGCNGNLKAISKLCDGMTAEEIVAKLKGNTCGFKSTSCADQLAKAVEQA from the coding sequence ATGGAAACAACTTATAAGACTCAGGGCGTTTGTGCACGCTCTATTACTTTTACAAAGAACGATGACGGCACAATCACAAACATCAGTTTCGAAGGCGGCTGTAACGGCAACCTTAAGGCAATTTCCAAGCTCTGCGACGGCATGACAGCCGAAGAAATTGTTGCAAAACTTAAGGGCAACACCTGCGGTTTTAAGAGCACAAGCTGCGCTGATCAGCTGGCAAAAGCTGTTGAACAGGCATAA
- the ychF gene encoding redox-regulated ATPase YchF: MALECGIVGLPNVGKSTIFSALTAAPAAAENFPFCTIDPNIGIVDLPDERLDFLASIHNPKKKTPASVKFVDIAGLIKGASNGEGLGNKFLANIRECSVIAHVVRCFDNPDIMHVRDNANEAAPIDPETDILTINWELCQADLNTIEARQDKVTRAIRSLGKEEEKKYAPWISAVAKIKPLLQDGKCARTANLTDDEKNALYDMFLLTMKPTIYVANVDEASIEAQTNKYVEIVKKYAAEENSEVVVICGKFEADLAEITDEADRKDFMESVGLTESGLAVLARKTYHLMGLRTFFTGGPDECRAWTIHAGDKAPRAAGVIHTDFEKGFIKAEAYTIDDLRQYKDEAAIKAAGKYRQEGKEYVVQDGDVLFFKFNV, encoded by the coding sequence ATGGCACTTGAATGTGGTATCGTTGGACTTCCAAACGTTGGAAAGTCTACTATTTTTTCGGCTTTGACTGCGGCTCCTGCTGCGGCAGAGAATTTCCCTTTCTGTACAATTGATCCTAACATTGGTATTGTTGATTTGCCTGATGAGCGTCTCGACTTCCTTGCTAGCATTCATAATCCTAAAAAGAAGACACCTGCAAGCGTAAAGTTTGTTGATATTGCAGGCTTGATTAAGGGTGCAAGTAACGGTGAAGGTCTTGGAAACAAGTTCCTTGCAAACATCCGCGAGTGTTCTGTAATTGCTCACGTTGTTCGCTGTTTTGATAACCCTGATATTATGCACGTTCGCGACAATGCAAACGAAGCAGCTCCAATTGATCCTGAAACTGATATTCTTACAATCAACTGGGAGCTCTGCCAGGCAGACTTGAATACAATTGAAGCACGCCAGGACAAGGTAACACGCGCTATCCGCTCTCTCGGAAAAGAAGAAGAAAAGAAATACGCACCATGGATTTCTGCTGTTGCAAAAATTAAGCCGCTTCTTCAGGACGGAAAATGTGCCCGCACAGCAAATCTTACAGACGACGAAAAGAATGCACTTTACGATATGTTCCTTCTTACAATGAAGCCTACAATTTATGTAGCTAACGTTGATGAAGCTTCTATTGAAGCTCAAACAAACAAATATGTTGAAATCGTAAAGAAATATGCTGCAGAAGAAAACTCTGAAGTTGTTGTAATCTGCGGTAAGTTCGAAGCTGATTTGGCAGAAATTACAGATGAAGCAGACCGCAAAGACTTTATGGAAAGTGTTGGTCTTACAGAAAGTGGTCTCGCAGTTCTTGCACGCAAGACATATCACTTGATGGGACTCCGTACCTTCTTTACAGGCGGACCAGATGAATGCCGTGCCTGGACAATTCACGCAGGTGACAAAGCTCCACGTGCTGCCGGTGTAATCCACACAGACTTTGAAAAAGGCTTTATTAAGGCCGAAGCATACACAATCGACGACCTTCGCCAGTACAAAGACGAAGCTGCAATCAAGGCAGCCGGCAAGTACCGACAGGAAGGTAAGGAATACGTTGTTCAGGACGGAGATGTTCTGTTCTTCAAGTTTAACGTGTAA
- the era gene encoding GTPase Era, protein MRTAVVAIIGRPSAGKSTFLNTACQEPVSIVSPIPQTTRNAIKGIVNTSFGQLIFIDTPGYHDSEKKLNLRLRNVTESQLEGIDCVLYVIDSTRAPGEEEAKTAALLKALQSKVVVAINKCDLPASRPLPVRQFVSEQLPNIPGSRIFEMSAEKDTGINEVLKALYDISPEGEPVYDEELYTDQDLTFRVCEIIRGEAINRLQDEIPHAVYVEVADIEHRNEGKKLWIRAFLCVERESQKGIVIGKGASKIKEIRTAAVRKLSEIYIQKIDLDLQVKVDKNWRQRDYTLNRLIP, encoded by the coding sequence CTGCGCACAGCCGTTGTTGCAATCATAGGACGCCCTAGTGCCGGAAAATCTACCTTTCTCAACACTGCCTGCCAGGAACCTGTAAGTATTGTTTCTCCTATTCCGCAGACAACCCGAAACGCAATTAAAGGTATTGTAAATACTTCTTTCGGCCAGCTGATTTTTATTGATACACCTGGCTATCATGATTCAGAAAAGAAACTCAACCTTCGTCTTAGAAACGTTACAGAAAGCCAGCTCGAAGGAATCGACTGTGTTCTTTATGTAATTGACTCTACCCGAGCCCCTGGTGAAGAAGAGGCGAAAACTGCTGCCCTTCTCAAAGCCTTGCAGTCGAAGGTTGTTGTTGCAATCAACAAGTGTGATTTACCAGCCAGCCGCCCACTTCCAGTACGTCAGTTTGTAAGTGAACAGCTGCCAAATATTCCAGGCAGCCGCATTTTCGAAATGTCGGCCGAAAAAGATACTGGAATAAATGAAGTCCTGAAAGCACTTTATGATATTTCTCCGGAAGGAGAGCCAGTTTATGATGAAGAGCTTTACACCGACCAGGATCTTACTTTCCGTGTCTGTGAAATAATCCGTGGAGAGGCAATCAACCGTCTTCAGGATGAAATTCCTCATGCAGTTTATGTTGAAGTTGCAGATATTGAGCACCGCAACGAAGGAAAGAAATTATGGATCCGCGCCTTCCTCTGTGTTGAACGCGAAAGCCAGAAGGGAATCGTAATCGGAAAAGGCGCTTCAAAAATCAAAGAAATCAGAACTGCTGCTGTGCGAAAACTCAGCGAAATTTATATTCAGAAAATTGACCTTGATTTACAGGTCAAAGTAGATAAAAACTGGAGGCAACGAGACTACACACTTAACCGCTTGATTCCGTAA
- a CDS encoding HD-GYP domain-containing protein produces MSHIQESLDSLTQILTPAQIIHISLKMLGSINKNITFHSLRTAYLAWKLTETINDNRLNTRNIVVLALYHTLGYFREDTIFGYNPHDTNIDFFSEEKQITSKYVFSCYYLKYMTPLGDDALALENFTQPFNEDMKHFLYQEKYKAIIYLCARISAYLYHHGDEYLPENINEIAPGYFDTEYVRAFNIANRDNVLVEAVKDDNFVDELSDYLNTITFEKKDSEMLEKLLIYFLDFKSTYTVSHAINTSCYALSLGKRMKLNPEELSELYCSAILHDIGKIATPQRILEFPGKLSPEDMDIMKHHVNHSKRILSGHAPEQIIENVYRHHEKLNGTGYPQHLTGDKLNLIQRILTVADITSALNDSRSYKAEFSTDKTKSIITKMTEAGELDPAISKFVLEDFDTIVSEQQYLYKVLCVDFSHVLARHSDYIFDNTEFMADSLIDEAAQDKDSDDLDNMAELDELEEI; encoded by the coding sequence ATGAGTCATATTCAAGAGAGTTTAGATTCTTTAACACAGATTCTAACACCAGCTCAGATAATTCATATATCTCTAAAGATGTTGGGAAGTATAAACAAGAATATTACTTTCCACAGTCTCAGAACAGCTTATCTGGCCTGGAAACTCACTGAAACTATTAACGATAATCGTCTTAATACCAGAAATATAGTTGTACTTGCCTTATATCACACTCTCGGATATTTCAGGGAAGACACTATTTTCGGCTACAATCCTCACGACACTAATATTGATTTTTTCTCAGAAGAAAAACAAATCACAAGTAAATACGTCTTTTCATGTTACTATCTAAAATACATGACACCTCTGGGAGATGATGCGCTTGCCCTTGAAAATTTTACACAGCCATTTAACGAGGACATGAAGCATTTCCTTTATCAGGAAAAATATAAAGCTATCATTTATCTGTGCGCAAGAATAAGTGCCTATCTTTATCATCATGGAGATGAATACTTACCGGAAAATATTAACGAGATTGCCCCAGGCTATTTTGATACTGAATATGTGAGAGCCTTTAATATTGCAAATAGAGATAATGTTCTTGTTGAAGCAGTAAAAGATGATAACTTTGTTGATGAATTATCAGATTATCTGAACACAATTACATTTGAAAAAAAAGATTCAGAAATGCTCGAAAAACTTTTGATTTATTTTCTGGATTTTAAAAGCACATATACAGTAAGTCATGCAATAAACACTTCGTGTTATGCCCTCTCTCTGGGAAAGAGAATGAAACTTAATCCGGAAGAACTTTCGGAACTTTACTGCAGTGCGATTCTTCATGACATTGGAAAAATTGCAACACCTCAGCGTATTCTTGAATTTCCAGGAAAGCTTTCCCCGGAAGATATGGACATTATGAAGCATCATGTAAATCATTCAAAAAGGATTCTTTCCGGTCATGCGCCAGAACAGATTATTGAAAACGTTTACCGCCATCACGAAAAGCTGAACGGAACAGGATACCCGCAGCATCTTACCGGTGATAAACTGAATCTTATCCAAAGAATCCTTACAGTTGCAGACATTACAAGTGCACTTAATGACAGCCGAAGTTATAAAGCCGAGTTCTCCACAGATAAAACAAAATCGATAATCACAAAAATGACAGAAGCTGGTGAGCTGGATCCTGCTATTTCAAAATTTGTTCTGGAAGATTTTGATACCATTGTAAGCGAGCAGCAATATCTTTATAAGGTCCTCTGTGTAGACTTCAGTCATGTACTTGCGCGTCATAGTGATTATATTTTTGATAACACGGAATTTATGGCAGATTCACTTATAGATGAAGCGGCTCAAGACAAAGATTCAGACGATTTAGACAATATGGCAGAACTCGACGAACTGGAAGAAATATAA
- the glgX gene encoding glycogen debranching protein GlgX — protein MTDFKVHNGKPMGFGAVLTESGVNFSIYSRDATKVSLVLFESEYDQKPGRVVEFDPHANRTGDVWHIFIEGLREGALYLYKVDGPYIPPKGLRFNSNKYLFDPYAKAFTSGSVFRSYNKQWKQGFEGNIGGELQDLSDFPKCVVVKDDAFDWEGDRPLNRPLEHTVIYETHVKGFTASETSGVPREIAGTYRGFEEKVEYLKSLGITAVEFLPVFEFDENENANTNPRTGELLVNYWGYSTIGFFAPKTSYSADRSPGGPVREFKQMVKTLHKAGIEVILDVVYNHTAEGNERGYTFEFRGLQNDVYYSLPATDQNYYMNFSGCGNSMNCNNPVTAQFILDSLRYWVLEMHVDGFRFDLASILTRAQNGAPISNDLPLLTAAINDDPVLAKTKIIAEPWDCAGLYQLGGFPGGRNNRWSEWNGRFRDDMRRFLRGDEHLSTAAATRISGSSDCYNHDGRSPLSSINFITAHDGFTLNDLVSYNGKHNEENGECNRDGSDENLSYNNGFEGDCTNPKIEQSRLRTIKNFLIYLMVSQGVPMLLGGDEIRRTQQGNNNAYCQDNELSWFNWNLADKNKGLLRFTSRLIEMRRAHNIFSRVKFFRDTYETGAIPEISWYDINAKVPDWAKMNRFLAFKLDGLEVDNDFYVATNLDQYDLTITLPTLPGNKKWHRVADTAFESPDDILERGNEELLTEQRRYVLISGATVVLMSK, from the coding sequence ATGACTGATTTTAAGGTTCATAACGGAAAGCCTATGGGCTTTGGCGCGGTGCTTACTGAAAGCGGCGTGAATTTTTCCATTTATAGCCGTGATGCAACAAAAGTGAGCCTTGTGCTTTTTGAAAGTGAATATGACCAGAAGCCTGGCCGTGTGGTTGAGTTTGATCCTCATGCAAACCGCACTGGCGATGTATGGCACATTTTTATAGAAGGACTTAGAGAGGGAGCACTTTATCTTTATAAGGTTGATGGACCATACATTCCTCCAAAAGGACTTCGTTTTAATTCCAATAAATATCTTTTTGATCCATATGCTAAAGCATTTACCTCTGGATCTGTTTTCCGTTCATATAACAAACAGTGGAAGCAGGGCTTTGAAGGAAATATCGGCGGAGAACTTCAGGATCTTTCTGATTTCCCGAAATGTGTTGTAGTAAAAGATGATGCTTTTGACTGGGAAGGTGACCGCCCGTTAAACAGACCTCTTGAGCATACTGTAATTTATGAAACCCACGTAAAGGGCTTTACTGCTTCAGAAACTTCCGGAGTTCCTCGGGAAATTGCGGGTACATACCGCGGATTTGAGGAAAAAGTTGAGTATCTGAAGTCTCTTGGAATTACCGCCGTAGAGTTTCTTCCTGTTTTTGAATTTGATGAAAATGAAAACGCTAATACAAATCCACGAACAGGGGAGTTGCTTGTAAATTACTGGGGCTACAGTACAATCGGATTCTTTGCCCCAAAAACAAGCTATTCTGCAGACCGAAGTCCGGGTGGACCTGTACGTGAGTTCAAGCAGATGGTAAAAACTCTGCATAAGGCCGGAATTGAAGTAATTCTTGATGTAGTTTACAACCATACAGCAGAGGGAAACGAGCGCGGTTATACCTTTGAGTTCCGCGGACTTCAAAACGATGTTTATTATTCTCTTCCTGCAACCGATCAGAATTATTACATGAATTTCAGTGGCTGTGGAAACAGTATGAACTGTAATAATCCTGTTACAGCACAGTTTATTTTAGACAGTCTGCGTTACTGGGTTCTGGAAATGCATGTAGACGGTTTCCGTTTTGATCTTGCGTCTATATTAACCCGTGCACAGAACGGAGCTCCTATTTCCAATGATCTGCCACTGCTTACAGCTGCTATAAATGATGATCCTGTTCTGGCTAAAACTAAAATAATTGCTGAACCTTGGGATTGTGCAGGCTTGTATCAGCTTGGCGGATTCCCCGGTGGACGGAATAACCGCTGGAGTGAATGGAATGGCCGGTTCCGTGATGATATGAGACGGTTCCTTCGTGGTGATGAGCATCTTTCTACTGCCGCAGCTACCCGTATAAGCGGAAGTTCAGACTGTTATAATCATGATGGCCGTTCACCGCTTTCTTCCATCAATTTTATTACTGCACATGATGGTTTTACGCTCAATGACCTTGTAAGTTATAACGGAAAACATAATGAAGAAAACGGTGAATGCAATCGTGACGGTTCTGATGAAAATTTAAGCTATAACAATGGTTTTGAAGGGGATTGTACCAATCCAAAAATTGAACAGTCCCGCCTTAGAACCATTAAAAACTTTTTGATTTACCTGATGGTTTCGCAGGGAGTTCCGATGCTGCTCGGTGGTGATGAAATCCGCCGTACCCAGCAGGGAAATAATAATGCATACTGTCAGGATAATGAACTCAGCTGGTTTAACTGGAATCTTGCAGATAAAAATAAAGGTCTTTTGCGTTTTACTTCCAGACTTATAGAAATGCGCCGTGCTCATAATATTTTCAGCCGTGTAAAATTCTTCAGAGATACTTATGAGACGGGTGCAATTCCAGAAATATCATGGTATGATATAAATGCAAAGGTACCAGACTGGGCAAAAATGAATCGGTTCCTTGCGTTTAAGCTGGATGGTCTTGAAGTTGACAATGATTTTTACGTTGCAACAAATCTTGATCAGTATGACCTTACAATTACATTACCGACATTACCAGGAAACAAAAAATGGCACCGCGTTGCGGACACTGCGTTTGAGAGTCCTGATGATATATTAGAAAGAGGAAACGAGGAGCTTTTGACTGAGCAGAGAAGGTATGTTCTGATATCAGGAGCTACTGTAGTTTTAATGAGTAAATAG
- a CDS encoding amidophosphoribosyltransferase, whose amino-acid sequence MGGFFGVASKEDCSLDLFFGVDYHSHLGTRRGGIAVVNPDGHFSRSIHNIQNSPFRTKFENDIDDLHGKIGIGCISDFEPQPLLVHSHLGNFAITTVGIVTNKDELVAEVLNSGYTHFLEMSGGEINQTELIVALLNHKDTIVEGIKFVQEKIKGSISMLILTQDGIYAARDKLGRTPIEIGHKDGAYCASFENYAYMNLGYKDYHELGPAEIVFFTADKMEILQQPGKEMKICTFLWIYYGYPTACYEGVNVEAMRYNCGRYLARRDKDNVHPDAVAGVPDSGTAHAVGYANESGIPFTRPFIKYTPTWSRSFMPTNQEIRNQVAHMKLIPIQQLIEGKKILLIDDSIVRGTQLRETTDYLYKSGAKEVHIRPACPPLVYGCKYLNFSRSKSEMDLITRRVIKQFEGDNVSEETLQKYCDPDTPEYAKMVEEIRKQLHFTTLRFHRLDDMLDSTGLPHEKLCTYCWNGRE is encoded by the coding sequence ATGGGCGGATTTTTTGGCGTTGCTTCAAAAGAAGACTGTTCGTTGGATTTGTTTTTCGGAGTAGACTATCACTCCCACCTTGGCACACGACGCGGAGGTATTGCGGTTGTAAATCCCGACGGCCACTTTTCGCGCTCAATTCATAATATTCAGAATTCGCCGTTCCGTACTAAGTTTGAAAACGACATTGATGACCTTCACGGAAAAATTGGAATCGGCTGTATTTCGGACTTTGAACCTCAGCCACTTCTTGTTCACTCACACCTTGGAAACTTTGCAATCACAACAGTTGGGATCGTAACAAACAAAGACGAACTTGTTGCAGAAGTACTCAACTCAGGTTACACACACTTCCTCGAAATGAGCGGTGGTGAAATCAATCAGACCGAGCTCATCGTTGCTCTCTTAAATCACAAAGATACAATTGTTGAAGGAATTAAATTCGTTCAGGAAAAGATAAAGGGTTCTATCTCTATGCTGATTTTGACACAGGATGGAATCTATGCTGCACGCGACAAGCTTGGCCGCACTCCAATTGAAATTGGACACAAAGACGGCGCTTACTGTGCAAGTTTTGAAAACTACGCTTACATGAACCTTGGTTACAAGGATTATCATGAGCTCGGTCCTGCAGAAATCGTATTCTTTACAGCAGATAAAATGGAGATTCTCCAGCAGCCTGGTAAGGAAATGAAAATCTGTACATTCCTTTGGATTTACTACGGCTACCCTACTGCCTGCTATGAAGGCGTAAACGTAGAAGCAATGCGTTACAACTGTGGACGCTACCTTGCACGCCGTGACAAGGACAATGTTCATCCGGACGCAGTTGCCGGAGTTCCTGACAGTGGAACTGCACACGCTGTTGGTTATGCTAACGAAAGCGGCATTCCATTCACCCGTCCGTTTATCAAGTACACTCCAACCTGGTCACGTTCTTTCATGCCTACAAATCAGGAAATCAGAAATCAGGTTGCTCATATGAAGCTTATTCCTATTCAGCAGCTGATTGAAGGTAAAAAGATTCTTTTGATTGATGATTCGATTGTACGTGGAACTCAGCTTCGCGAAACAACAGACTACCTTTACAAGAGCGGTGCAAAAGAAGTACATATCCGCCCTGCATGTCCACCACTTGTTTACGGCTGTAAATATTTGAACTTCAGCCGTTCAAAGAGCGAGATGGATTTGATTACACGCCGTGTTATCAAACAGTTCGAAGGCGACAACGTAAGCGAAGAAACTTTGCAGAAGTACTGCGATCCTGATACTCCAGAATACGCAAAGATGGTAGAAGAAATCAGAAAGCAGTTACACTTTACTACTTTGAGATTCCACCGTCTGGACGACATGCTGGATAGCACCGGCCTTCCTCATGAGAAGTTGTGTACTTACTGCTGGAATGGAAGAGAATAA
- a CDS encoding SLC13 family permease produces MEIKWIILSLALVMYLLVIIFQEKKVWMTSVAALAVVVLGFLCQGGAIGGNVFSQLAGPAELFQHIFLELINWNILMIYVGSMIIAALFIYSRVPARIADALVTISPSTGIAVVLILAMTGIISIFVENVATVLVMAPIALALSRKLKLNPVPFMIGLALMSNLEGTATLVGDPPSMIFASYAHYTFNDFFVSQGKISIFFFIQAGLLVGCIFFYCFFSKAKEKATVDKEDVISYVPLWLLLIMIAGLAVISFLSSELGYSSGCLVLGLGMIGLVWYHLNQKKTYSEVWQLVKELDWETIAFLIGIFVVVGAISETGLLGDFALWLAHVTGGSKFLGFLLILLFSILISGFVDNVPYIIVMLPVAGNLAQAMGIQKELFMFALLIGSCLGGNLTPFGASANVVAMGILKKEGHPITFPGFLKISAPFTVLTTAAAAALLWAIWA; encoded by the coding sequence ATGGAAATCAAATGGATAATTCTGTCGCTTGCCCTAGTAATGTACTTACTTGTAATCATCTTTCAGGAAAAGAAAGTGTGGATGACTTCGGTTGCAGCCCTTGCTGTAGTTGTTCTCGGCTTTTTGTGTCAGGGTGGCGCAATCGGCGGAAACGTATTCAGTCAGCTGGCTGGTCCTGCAGAACTGTTTCAGCATATCTTTCTTGAACTGATTAACTGGAATATTCTTATGATTTATGTAGGCAGTATGATTATTGCCGCGCTTTTTATCTACTCGCGTGTCCCGGCACGTATCGCGGACGCGCTGGTTACCATCTCTCCAAGCACCGGAATTGCCGTAGTTTTAATTCTCGCAATGACCGGTATAATTTCAATCTTCGTTGAAAATGTAGCGACTGTTCTCGTAATGGCACCAATTGCCCTTGCACTTTCAAGAAAACTCAAGTTGAATCCGGTTCCATTTATGATTGGACTGGCACTTATGTCAAACCTCGAAGGAACAGCCACACTCGTTGGTGATCCTCCAAGCATGATTTTTGCAAGTTATGCACACTACACTTTCAACGACTTCTTTGTATCTCAGGGAAAGATTTCTATTTTCTTCTTTATTCAGGCAGGACTTCTTGTCGGCTGTATTTTCTTTTACTGCTTTTTCAGCAAGGCAAAGGAAAAGGCCACAGTTGATAAAGAAGATGTAATTTCTTATGTACCACTCTGGCTTCTTTTGATTATGATTGCAGGACTTGCAGTAATTTCATTCCTGAGCAGCGAGCTCGGTTACAGTTCAGGCTGTCTCGTACTTGGTCTTGGAATGATTGGTCTTGTATGGTATCACCTGAATCAGAAGAAAACTTACAGCGAAGTATGGCAGCTTGTAAAAGAACTGGACTGGGAAACTATTGCGTTCCTTATCGGCATTTTCGTAGTTGTCGGTGCCATCAGCGAAACAGGACTTCTCGGAGACTTTGCACTTTGGCTCGCACACGTTACAGGTGGCAGTAAGTTCCTCGGCTTCCTTTTGATTCTTTTGTTCAGTATCTTGATTTCCGGCTTCGTTGATAACGTTCCTTATATCATTGTTATGCTTCCGGTTGCTGGAAACCTTGCACAGGCAATGGGAATTCAGAAAGAACTCTTTATGTTCGCACTTTTGATTGGTTCATGTCTCGGAGGAAACCTCACACCATTCGGAGCATCGGCAAACGTTGTTGCAATGGGAATCCTCAAAAAAGAAGGACATCCAATTACATTCCCTGGCTTCTTAAAAATCAGTGCTCCATTTACAGTGCTCACAACAGCTGCAGCTGCGGCACTGCTCTGGGCTATCTGGGCATAA